GCGACGGGACGGCGGTGGCCGGCTATTGAAGGTACTGCTCAGGAAGTAAAATGCGGATGGGGCCACAAGTGCGACCAATCGACTTCGATCTTTATGGCCACAATTGAACGCTTGCTTACCGCCGAGGAATACGCTCAGCTTCCTGACAACGGCGCACCCACCGAGTTGGTGCGAGGAAGAATTGTCGATCTGGATATTCCAGCCTTTCGCCACGGTTGGCTCTGTGTCCGGGTAGCGAAGCTCCTGGCAAACTATGTCGATGACCATGAGCTGGGACGTGTTTTAGGCAACGACGCGGGCATGATCACCGAGCGCAATCCGGATACGGTGCGCGGTCCTGATATTTCCTTCTTCAGCTATTCGCGCATTCCCAAAGGAGCGAGCCTTGAGGGCTATGCCCAGGTGGCGCCGGAAGTCGTTTTTGAAGTGCGTTCGCCCGGCGACCGATGGCCAAGGATTCTCGAGCGCGTGAGCGAGTTTCTGAACGCGGGGGTGCTGGCCATCTACGTGGTTGATGCCAAGAAAGAACTGGCCACCGTCTTCGACGCCGCAAGCGACGAGCCAAGCCGCATCTTGAAGGGCGGCGACGAATTGACCTTTCCGGCCCCTTTGTCCGGCTTGCGGATCGCGGTGCAGCAACTGTTTGCATAACCTGGTAGAGTCGATCGTTCCTCAAAATCGTCTCGGCGGGTCATCGTCTTAGCTCAGTAATCGCGCCATGCAATCGTATCCCATTATTCACGTTACCCGAGTCGTTTCGGGGGTGACGAGCATGTCGGCGAACCGCGTAGGCAGAGGCGACAAATGTAAGCCGCGATGCCGCGCGGCCAGGTAAAACAAACTTTCTGGAAGAGCAATAAAAGAAAAAAGGTCGTTCCATTTCTTGTGCGGCAGCCGCTGGGCAGGCACAATTTTGTCGCCGCGTAGTTCCATAAAGTGCGCGAGCGAAGATTGAAGCGATCGCTCGACTTCGGCCGATTGGCCGGCGGCGATCGCCCGCCATAGGTCGAGAAGCAAACGCGGCGGCTTGGCCAGACGCTTCGCCACTTCCTGCTCCAGGGTGGCTGCATTCTTCAGCGCGCGATCGCGATAGCTCGACACGAGCAGCAGCAATACCGCAGCGAATTCGAGGTCTTCCTCACCGGCCGTTTTCGCCGAAGCCAGCTTCGGCTGAACGAGGTTGCAAACCTGCTTGAAGGTTTCCCAGCGGCCGGCAAGGGCGCACAGGAGCAATCCTCGCAGCAGCGCCCGGAACTGAAACCACGGCGCGGCTTCAACGCAGTCCTTGCCCGCTTCAGCGATCGCCTGAAAGTGAGCCAGCGCCGCGTCGCTCGCGGCCGCTAAGAACTCGCTAGCTTCCGGCGCCGAGGCGAACTGGAAATGACTCATCGCCACCAGTTTCATCGCGGCGTCGAGAGCGTAGTCGGTGCTGTCCGGCGGATCGGTGTTCGCTTTGGCAAATTCGTCCCGCCAGTCTCGCACCCAGTTTTGGCTCGAGAAGCCAGGGTCTTTCCAGCCCGCGCCCACGAAGTCGAAATAACACCCGAGGCGCTCGAACCGGGCGGGCATCCCATCGATGAAAATGGTTGGCGTCTTGAGCACTTCGAGCGCCCGCTCGCCGGTTTCGTGCGCGACACGGTTCAATGCCTCCGTGTAACGCGACGCGAATGATGAGGCATCGACGCGCATCATCTCTTTTCCGCGCACTAGCTCCTTCAAGTGATCGACTAACTCCGCGGGCGACGCTCCCTTGAACTCCTTCATGTCGCGCGATGGCGGGGCGAACTCCCCGCCAACCGCGTCCGCGAAGCTCGCGACGGTCGTCGTCGTATAATCGCGATGGTAGGCAATGATCTCACAGCGGCCCTTTGCATCCCCCGAAAGCAGTGCGTCGAAGCCCAGGTGGGAGTTGGTAAAGGCGCTCTTGTCGGAAAGTCCGAGGTCAAAATGCTGCGCGAACTCGAAGCCCGTGTCGAGAAGTTGCTGCCGCCAATCGCGATACCAACGCCGCTTCTCGAACGGCGCCGACTTTTTGCGGCGAATGCTGAGGTTCGCGTCCAGCAGCGGAAGCAGGCGGCGGGCGGTAACGCACCTGCGGAACCGTTCGTTTTCCGCCGCCAGCGCGGGGCTTAACGTCGCCGCTTTCGGCTTCTCCACCGCTTCGCCCGTCAGCAAGCCCAAAAGGTCGGCATATTGGGCGCGTTGGCGCAGCTCCGTCTTATCCTTATCTTCGTATCTTTTGCACACCCAGGCGACGGACGACATGCCGAGCCTTTCGTGCTTGATGTTCGGATCGGCGCCGTGCGCCAATAGGAACCGGACAAGTTCGACTCGGTTGTCGACAACGCAACGGAAAAGGGCCGTGTTTCCGTAGCTATCGGCGGCGTTGACATCTGCGCCGTGCGCCAGCAGCAGTTCCACCATCTCCAGCGCGTCCGGTTCGTCGAAGTCTTCGTCAACACAATGGACGATCGGCGGATCGTTGTTCACTCCATCGACAGGGCAACCCAGCTCGATCAGCAGTTCGGCGCACTCTTTCCACTCTGCGTCCTCAACTTTTGAGAGCGCCGCCATCAACGGCGACATCGAGGTTTCGGGCACGTACGTCAGCGACGCACCCTCGGCGACGGCCTGGCGGATGCCGTCGGGATCGCACCGGTCGACGGCCCTGGCCAGGGCGGCGGCGGCCTTGTTTTTGCCCGCGGTTGCTTTCTTGCGTGCAGCCATGATACATCTCGCTCGTGGTGCTTTTACCTCCGGCCGCATTTGATAAACTGGCCTCGGCAAACCCACTTAGTCTATTCTCGCTCCTCGAAAACGTCAATTTGGGAGGACCGCTCATGGCTGGTTACAGAATCTATTCGCTCGGCTGGGACAAGTTCCAGAACTTCGTCAGCAACCCCACGAAGAAGCAACTCACGGCGTTCGCCAAGCGCGTGTCGGAGCAACTCGCGGGCGGTGAGGATGACGACGACGATGACTATGGTGACGATGACGAAGAAGGAGCTGATCCGGTGCGCGAGTGGCCCACTGAGCCGGATGCGTTGCGGAAGTTCGTGAAGGAGCGCTTGGCGCGGCCCGACTGGTATGGCGATCTATCCGACGGGGGGAAGGATGCCTGGAGCTGCGCGGTCTGCTACTTTTGCGAAGAAGAGGGCCCCGGCGGCGTCGGCTTTCGCGTCGATCATGACGGCATTTATTGGGATTTGCTTGAGCTTGCCTGGAAAATGCTCAAAATTCCGGGGGAAGAAATCCATCCCGACGTCGCGTTATCGGCGTTCGGCCGCCGTCCGTACCGCTATACGCCCGCCGCAACGGATGGCTCGGAGGAGGATGAAGACGATTACGACGCCTGGCAACCGATGCACAGCATGCACACGCCCGACGAGGTGCGGAAAATGCTAGCCGAGCTGGAATCGATCGCCCCCGCTGTCGAGGGCGCAAAGAATAAACAGGCGATCAACGACTACGATGCCTTGGTTCCGGTGCTGGAGCGGCTCGCCGAAGAAGGGCGCATGCTGTTCATTCAGGTCGATACCTGATCTCCGCGGATCGCGCCGATGTGCAAAAGCGATTGAAAAGCAATCCTTCAAAACGACCGCCAGGCCCTTCCCGGCGGCGTACCGCCAGGGCCCCGGCAACCGGCTTAGCCTACTCTCTCTCGTCGAAAGATTTAATTTGGAAGGACGCTCGTGGCTGGTTACGCGATCTACTCGCTCGACTGGGACAAGTTCCAAAGCTTTGTCAACGATCCCACCGACAAACAACTCCTACTTCTCGCCAAGCGCGTATCGGAGGAGCTGTTGTATGGCTATGACGGTGACTTTGAAAAAGGTGATCCCGTTCAAGACTGGCCCACGGAACCGGAACAACTTCACGGCCTAGTGAAGCGGCGGGTCGCGCGGCGCGACTGGTACGGCGACTTGTCCGAGGCGGGCAAGGAGGTTTGGTCACAGGCTGTATGGGGCTTTTGTTGCATGGAGAATCGCGCGGGCGTCGGCTTTCGCGCCGAGCATCAGATTTATTTCGACTTGCTTGAGATTGCGTGGAAGCTTCTTAAAGTTCCTGACGATAAGATACATCCTGATGTCGCATTATCGGCGTTCGGCCGCCGTCCATACCGTTATAGGCTGGCGCGAAGGACGTCGCAGCAAAGGACCAAGACGGCTTTTGACGCGTGGCTGCCGATGCACAGCATGCACGCACCCGAGGAGGTACGGAAAATGCTCAAAGAGCTCCGTTCGATTGCGCCGGCAATTGAGAGCGCGAACAAAAAAGACGTCATCAACGATTACGATGCCTTGCTGTCGGTGTTGGAGAAGCTCGACAAAAAAGGGCGGATGCTGTTCATTCAGATCACATGATTTCCGCGGATGACGCCGATGCGCCGAAGGGCTTGAAAGATCCTTTGCAGATCATGGCAACACCAGCAGGGCAAGCGCCGGGTCGGTAATAAACGCTGTCACGTCGGCCGACCGATCGCGAAGCAGATCGACGATGTCGGCTGTCGGGCTATTGCCGACCCGGAGCCAGATCGCTTTCGGCGGCGGACATGCACGACCGCCATGCGCCGGAAATCGGAATCCTTCGAGACGACCACCAGACCCTTGCCGGCGGCGTACCGCCAGACGGCTATGTCGTCGGCGCCGAGCAGGCCGGCGCCGCTGACGTGCTCGGATCCAGGATATTCCGCCGCCAATAACGCGACCAATCGTCGCGACAAATTCTGATCGAACAGAAGGTTCATGCGCGCACGCGCCGCTCGCGGTCGGCTGCGAAGGCGAGGCAGGCCTGAACATCTTCCGCGGTCAGCTCAGGAAAGTCGGCGAGGACTTCCGCGGCCGTCATGCCTCCCGCCAGGTATTCCAGCACGTCCTGCACGGTCATGCGCATGCCGCGGATGCACGGTTGGCCGCTCCTCTTGCCCGGATCGACGGTGATGCGTGATTGCCATTGGCCATTCATATGAAAGAAGCATCACGATCGGGAACACGACGAGCATGATCGCGCCCAGAACGACCCAGGCAGGCCTCTTCGGCCCAACTGCAGAGCTTTTGCAATCCCAAGGAGTCGTCGTGGTCAATCTCGATCAGCAGATCGTAAAGCGACCGTCGGGCCGAAGTGAGGAAGAAGACCGCGCCCGCGGCCATCAGCCCGAATAATCCGTCGGAAAGGCCGGCCTGTTGAATCGCCCGCACCAACTCGGCGTCATGAACGCTGGCGATGCCGAACGATGTGAGCAAGGTCATGAGCGACTTCACCGGCGCGTCGAGCTGGTCGAGGAACTGGCGCACGTCGGCGTTTTTTGCCGCCCAGCATTCCAGGCAGGAAAGGAGCGCGAGGATCGCGAGCGACGTATTGCAGACGAACCACGACGGCGCATCGACCTTGCCCAACATCCCCGAATGCGCGACCAGCGGCATCGAATCGCCAAATCGCAAGAGCAGGGCCGCGACAAACGCGGGCAGGAATGCCCGCGACGGAAAGAGTCCGAGCGAGCCGAGCGAGTGGATCAATGAGTAAACCGACATGGCGCACTCGCTTGTCTAGCTCTAGGGCGTGAAGTTTTCGATGCGCTCGACCGGCATCCTGAATCGTGTTTCGCCGTCACCACCTGATAGAACCTGTCTGCCATGGGGGACCGCTCCGATGACGGGAAGACGAACATAGAATAGTGGCGGCCAGCGGACCGATCAAGAACCGGCAACGAGAATCGCGTGGCAAGCAGGCCCGCGAACCGCGGCTTGTGATCGGATCGCTGCGCGTCGTATAATTGGAAGGTAACCATGCTGCAAGCACAACGATTGTTCCGTGGCGGATCCGATCTCGCCCCTCGGCTTGGAACGGACGTGCTGGCGGATCGAACGACCGGTTGGCTCCGAACCGACCGAGGAATATCGTTATTCGACGATCCGGCAAGAGTGACGCGCTTCGGCGGAGCCTATGAAGTGGAGTCGGTCCCCGACGGCCTCAAGGTCCAGCAGCGCGGCAGAGACCCAGGGCATTATGAATTGATGCCCGCGGAACCAATGACCTTTGAGAGATATGTGGAGCTACTCGAGCAAGTCGTGCTTCGCGCCGTGGAGGCAAGCAGTTAAAGAGGAGATTCGATGATGAAGGCCCAAACTTGTGCGCGGGTTATTTTTCCCGAGGGCTTTGACGAGCGGGGCGCGTTCGAGATGTCCCTGAAGGGCTGGTTGAGCGCCCGAGTCGAGCTGACTGACGGCAGGCATTATTCCGTCTACTTCATTGATCCAGTCCGCCTGCGGCAGGATTTGGACGAGAACGCGCAGCGCGGCAGGCCGTACCTCGCCGATCCGGGCCTGATTGTCTTGCCCGAAGTCACCGTCGAAGCCGTACAAGAGGCCGTTCACGCTCTCTGTGAGGAGGGGTTCTTTGCCCGACTGCGAGCAGAGCAGGAGAATGAACGGGCTGCGATCTAGGCGGAGAAACTCGGAAACCATCGACATCGTCGTCGACGGTAGCATCCTGACCCGTGCAGAATCGCTCGCTCCACGTGGTCGGCGTCGTGCTGATGTGTTCCGCCACAATGGGGCTGACTGGTTGGCTAGATGGTCGTTGCCCGGTGCGATAAAAATAGCGGCGAAGCAGTGTGTCGCGGAGTCTTCCAGCTTGCTGCTAGGCTGCCGCCGGGCAACCTGTTAAACTACCTCCACCCGGTCCGGGAGAACGCCGCTGCAACCTGACGGGCCAGGAAGCCCATCCTGCCGGATGGTTGGGCGATTGCCAGAAATGGAAGGAATGATGGGTAAGGTTTACATCGACGGCAACGAAGTCGAAATTGGCGACAAAGAACGCCTCAATGGCATCCAGGCCGCCGAGCGGTTGGGCATCGACATTCCTCGCTATTGCTGGCATCCCGGCTTGACGGTGGTGGCAAGCTGCCGCATGTGCCTGGTCGAGACCGGCACACGCAACGCCGAAACGGGCGAAATCCAGATGATGCCCAAGCTCGTGCCCGCCTGCCAGACGCCGGCCAAAGACGGCACCGTATTCGTCACCAACAGCCAGAA
This is a stretch of genomic DNA from Pirellulales bacterium. It encodes these proteins:
- a CDS encoding Uma2 family endonuclease, whose protein sequence is MAKGHIDGNVVEIGDMERLDGIQAAERAAPWWPEANHHGYSTSAAFLSATGRRWPAIEGTAQEVKCGWGHKCDQSTSIFMATIERLLTAEEYAQLPDNGAPTELVRGRIVDLDIPAFRHGWLCVRVAKLLANYVDDHELGRVLGNDAGMITERNPDTVRGPDISFFSYSRIPKGASLEGYAQVAPEVVFEVRSPGDRWPRILERVSEFLNAGVLAIYVVDAKKELATVFDAASDEPSRILKGGDELTFPAPLSGLRIAVQQLFA
- a CDS encoding ankyrin repeat domain-containing protein, with translation MAARKKATAGKNKAAAALARAVDRCDPDGIRQAVAEGASLTYVPETSMSPLMAALSKVEDAEWKECAELLIELGCPVDGVNNDPPIVHCVDEDFDEPDALEMVELLLAHGADVNAADSYGNTALFRCVVDNRVELVRFLLAHGADPNIKHERLGMSSVAWVCKRYEDKDKTELRQRAQYADLLGLLTGEAVEKPKAATLSPALAAENERFRRCVTARRLLPLLDANLSIRRKKSAPFEKRRWYRDWRQQLLDTGFEFAQHFDLGLSDKSAFTNSHLGFDALLSGDAKGRCEIIAYHRDYTTTTVASFADAVGGEFAPPSRDMKEFKGASPAELVDHLKELVRGKEMMRVDASSFASRYTEALNRVAHETGERALEVLKTPTIFIDGMPARFERLGCYFDFVGAGWKDPGFSSQNWVRDWRDEFAKANTDPPDSTDYALDAAMKLVAMSHFQFASAPEASEFLAAASDAALAHFQAIAEAGKDCVEAAPWFQFRALLRGLLLCALAGRWETFKQVCNLVQPKLASAKTAGEEDLEFAAVLLLLVSSYRDRALKNAATLEQEVAKRLAKPPRLLLDLWRAIAAGQSAEVERSLQSSLAHFMELRGDKIVPAQRLPHKKWNDLFSFIALPESLFYLAARHRGLHLSPLPTRFADMLVTPETTRVT
- a CDS encoding DUF5615 family PIN-like protein, producing MNLLFDQNLSRRLVALLAAEYPGSEHVSGAGLLGADDIAVWRYAAGKGLVVVSKDSDFRRMAVVHVRRRKRSGSGSAIARQPTSSICFAIGRPT
- a CDS encoding DUF433 domain-containing protein, which codes for MNGQWQSRITVDPGKRSGQPCIRGMRMTVQDVLEYLAGGMTAAEVLADFPELTAEDVQACLAFAADRERRVRA